The following proteins come from a genomic window of Rutidosis leptorrhynchoides isolate AG116_Rl617_1_P2 chromosome 10, CSIRO_AGI_Rlap_v1, whole genome shotgun sequence:
- the LOC139872914 gene encoding putative F-box protein PP2-B12, with protein sequence MKKNRVSKMEIESVFVEDFFGYLPEGFIAKALSLTSPRDACRLSLVCSLFRSAAEWDVVWESFLPEDYRNIVLAAADGGCSSSYSTKKQLYLCLCDRPIIIDGGNKSFSLDKRTGKKCYMLAARDLFIVWSDTPHYWRWISLPESRFSEVAELIRVCWLEVYGRIKTSMLSPDTVYAAFIVFKSTSEIYGFESQPAEVSIGISGVEIQTQTVFLEPEGEPRRLYPVLPGRRIGMFNRCHVVNPNLILPVNPNSKGNGPRQREDGWMEIEVGQYYIKKGEEGVLKMSMTEVKGGNWKGGLVIQGIEIRPMPCKS encoded by the exons ATGAAAAAAAATCGAGTCTCTAAAATGGAAATTGAAAGTGTGTTTGTGGAAGACTTTTTTGGGTATTTACCTGAAGGATTTATAGCTAAAGCTTTATCTTTAACCAGCCCTAGAGATGCTTGTAGATTGTCGTTAGTTTGTTCGCTTTTTAGGTCAGCAGCTGAATGGGATGTTGTGTGGGAAAGTTTCTTGCCGGAGGATTACCGGAATATTGTATTGGCGGCGGCCGACGGTGGCTGTTCTTCGAGTTATTCTACCAAGAAACAGCTGTATCTCTGTTTATGTGATCGACCCATTATAATTGACGGTGGAAATAAG AGCTTTTCACTGGATAAACGAACCGGTAAGAAATGCTATATGTTGGCTGCAAGAGATTTATTCATCGTTTGGAGCGATACTCCACATTATTGGCGATGGATTTCACTACCCGAATCACG GTTTTCGGAGGTAGCCGAGCTCATAAGGGTATGTTGGTTGGAAGTGTATGGCAGAATCAAGACATCAATGTTATCACCGGACACAGTTTACGCAGCATTCATCGTGTTCAAATCGACATCAGAAATATATGGGTTTGAGTCCCAACCAGCCGAGGTTTCAATTGGGATTAGTggggtcgaaatccagactcagaCCGTTTTCCTTGAGCCAGAAGGTGAACCAAGAAGGTTGTATCCGGTTCTACCCGGAAGACGAATAGGCATGTTTAATAGATGTCATGTGGTGAACCCGAACCTGATTTTACCGGTTAACCCGAATTCAAAGGGTAATGGGCCTAGACAAAGAGAAGATGGTTGGATGGAAATTGAAGTGGGTCAATATTATATCAAAAAAGGGGAAGAAGGTGTACTTAAAATGAGTATGACAGAAGTCAAAGGGGGAAATTGGAAGGGTGGGCTTGTAATTCAAGGGATTGAGATTAGGCCTATGCCTTGTAAAAGTTAA